A region of Cucumis melo cultivar AY chromosome 2, USDA_Cmelo_AY_1.0, whole genome shotgun sequence DNA encodes the following proteins:
- the LOC103494227 gene encoding auxin efflux carrier component 2, whose amino-acid sequence MITGKDIYDVFSAIVPLYVAMILAYGSVKWWKIFTPDQCSGINRFVAVFAVPLLSFHFISSNDPYAMNYQFIAADSLQKVVILFALFLWQSFSKQGTLEWMITLFSLSTLPNTLVMGIPLLKAMYGDFSGNLMVQIVVLQSIIWYTLMLFMFEYRGAKLLITEQFPETAGSITSFRVDSDVVSLNGREQLQADAEIGDDGKLHVVVRRSAASSMVSSFKSHGLNSLTSMTPRASNLTGVEIYSVQSSREPTPRASSFNQTDFYAMFASKAASPKHGYTNSFQGDVYSLQSSKGVTPRTSNFDEEMLKKKRGGRSMSGELFNGGSMPSYPPPNPMFSASSSGGQMKKKDHNNNTNSSHGGANSTANNNNKELHMFVWSSSASPVSEGNLKHAVNRTATAADVAALDASKAQQEAIAAKGLQEVIQNMSPGRKNRDEESMEEGSKKRFRGNNNGSPYSGFQKKMNMEEEDFEQNKNNKQHMPPASVMTRLILIMVWRKLIRNPNTYSSLLGVAWSLVSYKWHIEMPTIIKGSISILSDAGLGMAMFSLGLFMALQPKIIACGKSVATFSMAVRFLTGPAVMAATSIAVGLRGVLLHVAIVQAALPQGIVPFVFAKEYNVHADILSTAVIFGMLVALPITILYYVLLGV is encoded by the exons atgatCACCGGAAAAGACATATACGATGTATTTTCAGCAATTGTTCCACTATATGTTGCAATGATATTAGCTTATGGCTCTGTTAAATGGTGGAAGATCTTCACTCCCGATCAATGCTCCGGAATCAATCGTTTTGTCGCCGTCTTCGCCGTTCCATTACTCTCTTTCCATTTCATCTCCTCCAACGATCCCTACGCCATGAACTACCAATTCATCGCCGCTGATTCCCTCCAAAAGGTTGTCATCCTATTTGCTCTGTTTCTATGGCAGAGCTTCTCAAAACAGGGAACTCTTGAATGGATGATCACTCTGTTTTCCCTTTCAACTCTCCCCAACACTCTCGTTATGGGAATCCCTCTTCTTAAAGCCATGTATGGAGATTTCTCTGGCAATCTTATGGTCCAAATTGTTGTTTTGCAAAGCATAATTTGGTACACTTTAATGCTCTTCATGTTCGAATACAGAGGAGCTAAGCTTTTGATAACAGAGCAGTTCCCGGAGACGGCTGGATCGATTACTTCATTTCGTGTCGATTCCGATGTGGTTTCGTTGAATGGGAGAGAGCAATTGCAAGCGGATGCTGAGATTGGTGATGATGGGAAGCTTCATGTTGTTGTTAGAAGATCTGCAGCTTCTTCTATGGTTTCTTCTTTTAAGTCTCATGGTTTGAACTCGTTGACTTCCATGACTCCTAGAGCTTCGAATCTCACCGGCGTTGAGATTTATTCCGTTCAGTCTTCCAGAGAGCCGACACCTAGAGCTTCTAGCTTCAACCAAACGGATTTTTATGCCATGTTTGCTAGTAAAGCTGCTAGTCCTAAACATGGATACACCAATAGTTTTCAAG GCGACGTTTACTCGTTGCAATCATCAAAAGGAGTAACGCCAAGAACGTCAAACTTCGACGAGGAGatgttgaagaagaaaagaggagGGAGGAGCATGAGTGGAGAGCTTTTCAATGGAGGATCAATGCCATCTTACCCACCACCAAACCCCATGTTTTCAGCTTCTTCAAGTGGAGGccaaatgaagaagaaagatcaTAACAACAACACCAACAGCAGCCATGGAGGTGCAAATTCCACAGCTAACAACAATAACAAGGAGCTTCACATGTTTGTTTGGAGCTCAAGTGCCTCTCCTGTCTCAGAAGGAAACCTCAAACACGCCGTAAATAGAACCGCTACCGCCGCCGACGTTGCTGCCCTTGATGCTTCCAAAGCTCAACAAGAAGCTATTGCTGCAAAAG GGCTGCAAGAAGTGATACAAAATATGAGTCCAGGAAGGAAGAATAGAGATGAAGAATCAATGGAGGAAGGATCAAAGAAAAGGTTTAGAGGGAACAATAATGGATCTCCATATAGTGGTTTCCAAAAGAAGATGAACATGGAAGAAGAAGATTTTGAACAAAATAAGAACAATAAACAACATATGCCTCCTGCAAGTGTCATGACTCGCCTCATTCTCATCATGGTGTGGAGAAAGCTCATTAGAAATCCGAATACCTATTCTAGTCTTCTCGGCGTTGCGTGGTCCCTCGTTTCTTACAA ATGGCACATTGAAATGCCTACCATCATAAAAGGATCCATCTCAATTCTATCAGATGCTGGTTTGGGAATGGCTATGTTTAGTCTTG GTCTGTTCATGGCTTTACAACCAAAGATCATAGCTTGTGGAAAATCAGTTGCAACATTTTCAATGGCAGTAAGGTTCTTAACAGGCCCTGCTGTTATGGCTGCGACTTCCATTGCTGTTGGTCTTCGTGGAGTTCTTCTTCATGTTGCAATTGTTCAG GCTGCACTTCCTCAAGGGATTGTTCCTTTTGTATTTGCCAAAGAGTACAATGTTCATGCAGATATACTTAGCACAGC GGTTATATTTGGAATGTTGGTTGCCTTACCAATTACGATACTATATTACGTGCTTTTGGGAGTATAA